A genomic window from Gemmatimonas sp. includes:
- a CDS encoding ABC transporter permease translates to MQDVTVGVGALAVGAGLLEATVRTATPLAYAALGESVSERAGVINIGLEGSIIAGALSATIAAGSIGVGGGFAAGAMAGLLVAALFALFAVGLRADQIITGTAITLFALGLTGTVYRTVYGSGGVALTTPTAATHALPGLSALPLIGRAFFAQPLATYALYLIAPLLAWWMQRTHAGLALRAVGEYPEAAVSAGISTRRTQLFAVLFAGAMAGLAGATLVLAQAGTFVEGMSAGRGFIAIAIVVLGRWRPLGVAAAALLFGLATSLQTLFQAMGWTGIPYQLFLAVPYLLTLVVLAVTAKRGRRFVV, encoded by the coding sequence ATGCAAGACGTGACCGTCGGTGTGGGCGCCTTGGCCGTGGGCGCGGGCCTGCTGGAAGCGACCGTGCGCACCGCCACGCCATTGGCGTATGCCGCCTTGGGCGAGAGCGTGAGCGAGCGGGCCGGCGTGATCAACATCGGACTCGAGGGCTCGATCATCGCGGGCGCGCTCAGCGCGACGATCGCGGCGGGGTCGATCGGTGTGGGTGGGGGATTCGCAGCGGGGGCGATGGCCGGGCTGCTGGTCGCGGCCCTCTTCGCCCTGTTCGCCGTGGGGCTGCGTGCCGACCAAATCATTACGGGGACGGCGATCACGCTCTTTGCGCTCGGGCTGACCGGCACGGTGTATCGCACGGTGTACGGGTCGGGCGGTGTGGCCTTGACCACGCCGACCGCCGCCACGCACGCGCTGCCGGGCTTGTCCGCGTTGCCACTGATCGGTCGTGCCTTCTTCGCGCAGCCGCTGGCGACGTATGCGCTGTACCTGATTGCACCGCTATTGGCGTGGTGGATGCAGCGAACCCATGCAGGGCTGGCGCTGCGGGCAGTCGGCGAATACCCCGAGGCTGCTGTTTCGGCGGGCATCTCGACTCGGCGAACTCAACTATTCGCCGTTCTCTTTGCCGGAGCGATGGCGGGTCTGGCCGGGGCTACGCTCGTGCTGGCTCAAGCGGGAACGTTCGTGGAGGGGATGTCCGCCGGACGCGGCTTTATCGCCATTGCCATCGTGGTGTTGGGACGGTGGCGCCCGCTAGGCGTGGCGGCGGCAGCCCTGCTCTTCGGCCTCGCCACCTCACTGCAGACGCTTTTTCAGGCAATGGGATGGACGGGTATCCCGTACCAGCTGTTTCTCGCGGTCCCGTATCTGCTCACCTTGGTGGTACTGGCCGTCACCGCCAAACGGGGGCGCCGCTTCGTGGTATGA
- a CDS encoding ParB/RepB/Spo0J family partition protein — protein MTPEPPRRLGRGLDALLARRDAPKDAAKTAATGADANAVSNVNAAVAPNLEREESPLRTLKLSQIRANPYQPRQEFRPEELADLEASLRVNGLLQPITVRPAPNGTGYELIAGERRFRAASRLGWTEIPALVKPVDDKTLLVLAMIENLQRADLDPIEEADGYQRLADEFQLSNQEVADVVGKDRSTVANALRLRQLPASVRRMLQEKQLTAGHARAILPLAAERAIVDMARDIIDGGLSVREVERRVQAGRPKPPAAGKKPSEAETTVPAGASAATVRQIEERLRRKLQTGVSIQLSAKDKGEVRIAFFSNDDLERLLELLGVSLD, from the coding sequence ATGACGCCTGAACCCCCTCGCCGCCTCGGTCGCGGGCTCGATGCCCTCCTGGCGCGACGTGACGCCCCGAAGGACGCCGCCAAGACCGCCGCCACCGGCGCCGACGCGAACGCGGTATCGAACGTAAACGCCGCTGTCGCGCCGAACCTCGAGCGTGAGGAATCCCCGCTCCGTACACTCAAACTCTCGCAGATCCGCGCCAATCCGTATCAGCCGCGTCAGGAGTTTCGGCCGGAGGAGCTGGCCGACCTCGAAGCGAGCCTGCGCGTGAACGGACTGCTGCAACCGATTACCGTCCGCCCTGCCCCGAACGGCACGGGCTACGAGTTGATCGCCGGCGAGCGCCGCTTCCGCGCCGCCTCGCGTTTGGGCTGGACCGAGATCCCCGCGCTCGTGAAGCCGGTCGACGACAAGACGCTCCTGGTTCTCGCCATGATCGAGAACCTTCAGCGCGCCGACCTCGACCCGATCGAAGAGGCCGACGGCTATCAGCGACTCGCCGACGAATTCCAGCTCAGCAACCAGGAAGTGGCCGACGTCGTCGGGAAGGACCGCTCGACCGTCGCCAATGCGCTCCGCCTCCGACAGCTCCCCGCCTCCGTGCGCCGGATGTTGCAGGAGAAGCAACTGACCGCCGGACATGCCCGCGCCATACTTCCGCTCGCCGCCGAGCGCGCGATCGTGGACATGGCCCGTGACATCATCGACGGCGGGCTCTCGGTGCGTGAAGTCGAGCGGCGTGTACAGGCCGGGCGCCCCAAACCCCCTGCCGCTGGCAAGAAGCCATCGGAAGCCGAAACCACAGTTCCCGCCGGCGCCTCAGCCGCCACCGTGCGACAGATCGAAGAGCGCCTACGGCGGAAACTCCAGACGGGCGTGTCCATTCAGCTATCAGCCAAGGACAAAGGCGAAGTCCGCATCGCCTTCTTCTCCAACGATGATCTCGAGCGACTCCTCGAGCTGCTTGGCGTCTCTCTTGACTAG
- a CDS encoding AAA family ATPase gives MARILAIANQKGGVGKTTTAVNLAASLAVAEQRTLLIDADPQGNATSGCGISRDDFTVDCYDVLIGGASVDQALIRNVQFRHLDVLPTTPELSGAEVELVDAEDRGTRMRDALAPIRDRYDFILIDCPPSLGLITLNMLVAADAILIPLQCEYYALEGLSQLLGTVQRVQDSLNPELEVDSVLLTMYDARLNLSRQVAADARAHFGDKVFSTVVPRNIRLAEAPSFGKPIVVYDVSSVGAQAYMAVARELIDRTAAASKPVEGA, from the coding sequence TTGGCACGCATCCTCGCTATCGCCAATCAGAAAGGTGGAGTTGGTAAAACCACCACTGCTGTGAACCTCGCCGCCTCGCTCGCCGTGGCCGAACAGCGCACGCTGCTCATCGATGCCGATCCCCAGGGCAACGCCACCAGCGGTTGCGGCATTTCCCGCGACGATTTCACCGTGGACTGCTACGACGTCCTCATCGGCGGTGCCTCCGTCGATCAGGCCCTCATTCGCAACGTCCAGTTCCGCCATCTCGACGTCTTGCCCACCACGCCCGAGCTTTCTGGCGCCGAAGTCGAGCTGGTCGATGCTGAAGACCGCGGCACACGCATGCGCGACGCCCTCGCGCCCATCCGTGATCGCTACGACTTCATTCTCATCGACTGCCCCCCATCACTCGGCCTGATCACGCTGAACATGCTCGTCGCGGCCGACGCGATCCTGATTCCCTTGCAGTGCGAGTACTACGCCCTCGAGGGACTCTCGCAGCTGCTTGGCACCGTGCAGCGCGTGCAGGATTCGCTCAACCCCGAGCTTGAGGTCGACAGCGTCCTCCTCACCATGTACGACGCCCGTCTCAACCTCTCGAGACAAGTCGCGGCCGATGCCCGCGCCCACTTCGGTGACAAAGTGTTCAGTACCGTCGTGCCCAGAAACATCCGGTTGGCCGAAGCGCCAAGCTTCGGCAAACCGATCGTGGTGTATGACGTGTCGTCCGTCGGCGCGCAGGCCTACATGGCCGTGGCCCGCGAGCTCATCGATCGAACCGCAGCCGCATCGAAGCCCGTTGAAGGCGCATAA
- a CDS encoding Nif3-like dinuclear metal center hexameric protein, with the protein MSTPATDRMLAAASGNGSTLPSVPLRDIVSALDAELRTSELPDYPGAVNGLQVANAGTVRRVAVAVDASRAAITEAVISGADLLIVHHGLFWSGVQPLVGMQYEKFRSMLAGGLAVYSSHLPLDLHAVHGNNVRLAQALGLTPDGGFARFKTVDIGVTGAANEPTDELVHRVQAFSARYGGSVRTSIPAQGRRTLRWAICTGGGASSESLREARDRGVDTLIVGEGPHHTTVDAMEHDLCVIYAGHYATETLGVQALGAFLETRFGLPWTFLHLPTGS; encoded by the coding sequence ATGTCCACGCCAGCGACGGATCGCATGCTCGCGGCGGCCAGCGGGAACGGCAGCACTCTGCCGTCCGTGCCGCTGCGAGACATCGTGTCAGCGCTCGACGCCGAACTGCGCACGAGTGAACTCCCTGACTATCCGGGCGCGGTGAACGGACTGCAGGTGGCGAACGCCGGTACCGTGCGTCGCGTGGCGGTCGCGGTCGATGCCTCTCGCGCCGCCATCACCGAAGCCGTGATCTCCGGCGCCGACCTACTCATCGTGCACCACGGTTTGTTCTGGAGTGGTGTGCAGCCGCTGGTCGGGATGCAGTACGAGAAGTTCCGCTCGATGCTGGCCGGCGGTCTGGCGGTGTATTCGTCGCACCTGCCGCTGGACTTGCACGCGGTGCATGGCAACAACGTACGATTGGCGCAGGCGCTGGGGCTTACACCCGATGGGGGGTTCGCACGATTCAAGACCGTGGACATTGGCGTAACCGGAGCGGCCAACGAGCCCACCGACGAGCTGGTGCATCGCGTGCAGGCCTTTTCGGCCCGCTACGGCGGCAGCGTGCGCACGTCGATTCCGGCGCAGGGTCGACGTACGCTGCGGTGGGCGATCTGCACCGGTGGCGGCGCGTCGTCGGAGTCGCTGCGCGAAGCGCGGGATCGCGGCGTCGATACGCTCATCGTGGGCGAGGGGCCGCATCACACCACCGTCGATGCGATGGAGCACGACCTGTGTGTGATCTACGCCGGGCATTACGCGACCGAGACACTCGGTGTGCAGGCGCTCGGTGCCTTTCTCGAAACGCGCTTCGGGCTCCCCTGGACCTTCTTGCATCTCCCAACGGGATCGTGA
- a CDS encoding ATP-binding cassette domain-containing protein, with protein MVTAARAGAVLLSLNGITHAFGRVRALEGASMQVRAGSVHALLGENGAGKTTLMRVVFGLLRAQQGVMQWRDQAITMRSPSDALAHGIGMVHQHFTLVPTMTVSENVALGGHGSFDPKRAAARVREVAARAGLALDPEARVQDLPVGAQQRCEIVKALARDVTLLILDEPTAVLAPEEAAELLRWIRGYADAGNAVVLITHKLRDALAVADDITVLHRGRTVLSTPARDTDQTRVADAMLGGALVRTADVLAEIDAPDVMANRVETAHTANDHADVAPRPPVLALNAVAVRDVNGVERVRSATLQVRAGEIVGIGAVEGAGQHELLRVLAGRLAPTSGTRAIPESVGFVPEDRHRDALLLDAPLFENTALQGAGTRRGVIDWNGFRARTSTLLQRFDVRASGADAVARTLSGGNQQKLVLGRELAAAREALVVENPSRGLDFVATDAVHQALRAARDAGMAVVVYSSDLDEVVVLADRVFAMHNGTLIESARNRDTLGRAMLSGEAGVTVGATAAANAQANAAANAGANAGANA; from the coding sequence ATGGTGACGGCTGCCCGGGCAGGCGCGGTGCTGCTCTCACTGAACGGCATCACGCACGCATTCGGTCGTGTGCGCGCGCTCGAGGGCGCGTCGATGCAGGTCCGTGCCGGCAGCGTGCATGCGTTGCTGGGCGAGAACGGCGCCGGCAAGACCACGCTGATGCGCGTGGTGTTCGGATTGTTGCGCGCCCAGCAGGGCGTGATGCAGTGGCGTGACCAAGCGATCACCATGCGGTCGCCATCAGATGCCCTGGCCCATGGTATCGGGATGGTGCACCAGCATTTCACGCTGGTCCCCACCATGACCGTGTCCGAGAACGTCGCACTGGGTGGACATGGCAGCTTCGATCCGAAACGCGCGGCAGCGCGGGTTCGCGAGGTTGCCGCACGAGCAGGCCTGGCGCTCGATCCAGAGGCGCGCGTGCAGGACCTTCCCGTTGGTGCGCAACAGCGCTGCGAAATCGTGAAGGCGCTCGCGCGCGACGTGACACTGCTCATTCTGGACGAACCCACCGCGGTGCTGGCGCCGGAGGAAGCGGCAGAGTTGCTGCGTTGGATTCGCGGCTATGCCGACGCCGGGAATGCGGTGGTGCTGATCACGCACAAGTTACGCGACGCGCTCGCCGTGGCCGATGACATCACGGTGCTGCACCGCGGACGCACGGTGCTCAGTACGCCGGCACGCGATACCGATCAGACCCGTGTCGCTGACGCGATGCTTGGCGGTGCCCTGGTGCGCACGGCCGATGTCCTCGCCGAAATTGACGCGCCTGATGTGATGGCAAACCGTGTCGAGACTGCACACACCGCGAACGACCACGCCGATGTCGCTCCCCGACCGCCGGTCCTCGCGCTCAACGCGGTTGCGGTGCGTGATGTCAACGGCGTAGAGCGCGTGCGATCGGCCACGCTGCAGGTGCGTGCCGGTGAGATCGTCGGCATCGGCGCCGTGGAAGGCGCCGGCCAACATGAGCTGTTGCGCGTGCTGGCCGGGCGCTTGGCGCCGACGTCCGGTACCCGCGCCATTCCCGAGAGCGTGGGCTTCGTGCCGGAAGATCGACACCGCGATGCCCTGTTGCTCGATGCGCCCCTGTTCGAGAACACGGCGCTGCAGGGTGCCGGCACGCGACGCGGCGTGATCGACTGGAACGGTTTCCGTGCCCGCACGTCTACGCTGCTGCAGCGATTCGATGTGCGTGCATCGGGTGCAGACGCCGTGGCGCGCACACTCTCCGGTGGCAACCAGCAGAAGCTGGTGCTCGGACGCGAACTCGCGGCCGCGCGCGAGGCCCTGGTGGTCGAGAATCCCTCGCGCGGGCTCGATTTTGTCGCGACCGATGCAGTCCATCAGGCGTTGCGGGCAGCGCGCGACGCGGGCATGGCGGTGGTGGTATACAGCAGCGATCTCGATGAAGTGGTGGTGTTGGCCGATCGCGTCTTCGCGATGCACAACGGTACGCTTATCGAGAGCGCGCGGAATCGTGACACGCTGGGCCGCGCCATGCTGAGTGGTGAGGCTGGTGTCACGGTGGGCGCGACTGCAGCAGCAAATGCACAAGCAAATGCAGCAGCAAATGCGGGAGCAAATGCGGGAGCGAACGCATGA
- a CDS encoding ABC transporter permease → MTAWRAFAATTARVVVLLGLAIAMLAVLLIITGHDVVPALSAMVRGAFGSYYAITSATIVRMVPLALAGLAVSVAFRAGILNIGAEGQLLVGAAAATAISGALGGVSWVVGIPVMLVAGAIAGGAWAAIAGALRLRFGVLEVISTIMLNFVAQYLTGWLVRGPLQEPTRVNPQSVTLAPALQMPVLLEGTRLHAGVLLVVLVAIAVWWWLRSTASGFRLRAVGATPTAAASAGGIDVPRTIFGAFLLSGVLAGLAGSVEYTGITYALYENFSPGYGYTAIAVALLARLHPLGVLATALLFGALEAGANAMQRDAGVPSVVVSVVEALLILLVLAADRWRPARADRTGIDETGT, encoded by the coding sequence ATGACGGCGTGGCGCGCGTTCGCGGCCACGACGGCGCGCGTGGTAGTGCTGCTCGGTCTCGCAATCGCCATGCTGGCAGTGTTGCTGATCATCACCGGACATGACGTCGTGCCAGCGTTGTCGGCGATGGTGCGCGGCGCGTTCGGATCGTATTACGCGATCACGTCGGCGACGATCGTGCGTATGGTGCCGTTGGCACTGGCCGGACTCGCGGTCTCGGTAGCCTTTCGCGCGGGCATTTTGAACATCGGTGCGGAGGGTCAGCTGCTCGTGGGTGCGGCGGCGGCCACGGCGATCAGCGGCGCACTCGGTGGTGTGTCGTGGGTTGTCGGCATTCCCGTGATGTTGGTAGCCGGGGCGATCGCCGGCGGCGCGTGGGCCGCGATCGCCGGTGCGTTGCGACTGCGATTCGGCGTGCTGGAAGTGATCAGCACCATCATGCTGAACTTCGTGGCGCAGTATCTCACGGGATGGCTGGTGCGTGGGCCATTGCAGGAACCCACGCGGGTGAATCCGCAGTCGGTGACCCTCGCTCCCGCATTGCAAATGCCGGTGTTGCTCGAGGGCACGCGTCTGCATGCCGGTGTTCTGCTCGTGGTGTTGGTGGCCATCGCGGTGTGGTGGTGGCTACGCAGCACGGCCAGCGGATTCCGGTTGCGGGCGGTGGGTGCCACCCCGACGGCCGCGGCGAGCGCGGGGGGTATCGATGTGCCGCGCACGATCTTCGGAGCGTTTTTGCTGAGCGGTGTGCTGGCGGGGTTGGCGGGCTCGGTGGAATACACGGGCATCACGTACGCGCTGTATGAGAACTTCTCGCCGGGCTACGGCTACACCGCCATCGCCGTGGCGCTGCTGGCGCGTCTGCATCCGCTGGGGGTGTTAGCCACCGCGCTGCTGTTCGGCGCACTCGAAGCCGGTGCGAATGCGATGCAGCGCGATGCTGGCGTGCCGAGTGTGGTCGTGTCGGTGGTGGAAGCGCTGCTGATTCTGTTGGTGTTGGCGGCCGATCGCTGGCGGCCAGCGCGCGCCGATAGGACGGGCATCGACGAGACGGGCACCTGA
- a CDS encoding BMP family protein, translating to MVTNRFSHFAAGALLSLLVACGGEKAGTTADSTGAKKMRVALLTPGPISDKSWNGIAHEGLLAIRDSLGAETSHIQTKTPAEFDENFRQYGAQGYDLVIGNGFEYQEAASRVAPSYPKTNYAITSGRVTAPNLAGLAFAFEEASYQAGMLAGAMTKTNKIGLIAGTELPPVKTSFLAFERGAKSVNPKVSIITSYIGNWDDVSAGKEQALAQIAQGVDIILQNADAAGLGVFQAAREKKILAFGTNADQNSVAPDVIIASVVIDLPKAFLMLAREVQAGTFKGRVINLGVKDDVVRLVVNPTMRDRVPATARAASDSVGAMLKAGTFTGLTDLLQGTDSAKPLPPAK from the coding sequence ATGGTCACGAATCGCTTCTCCCATTTCGCCGCTGGCGCCCTACTCAGTCTCCTCGTCGCTTGCGGCGGCGAGAAGGCTGGAACGACCGCCGACTCCACCGGCGCCAAGAAGATGCGGGTTGCCCTGCTGACTCCGGGTCCGATCTCCGACAAGTCCTGGAACGGCATTGCCCACGAAGGGCTGCTCGCCATCCGCGATTCGCTGGGGGCCGAGACGTCGCACATCCAGACAAAGACGCCGGCCGAGTTCGATGAGAACTTCCGGCAGTACGGTGCGCAGGGCTACGACCTCGTGATCGGCAATGGCTTCGAGTACCAGGAAGCCGCAAGCCGCGTGGCGCCCAGCTATCCGAAGACGAATTACGCCATCACTTCGGGCCGGGTCACGGCGCCGAACCTGGCGGGCCTCGCGTTCGCGTTCGAGGAAGCGTCGTACCAAGCCGGCATGCTGGCTGGCGCGATGACGAAGACGAACAAGATTGGCCTCATTGCCGGCACCGAGTTGCCGCCGGTGAAGACCAGCTTCCTCGCCTTCGAGCGCGGCGCCAAATCGGTCAATCCGAAGGTCAGCATCATCACGTCGTACATCGGCAACTGGGATGACGTGAGCGCCGGCAAGGAACAGGCACTCGCGCAGATCGCGCAGGGCGTGGACATCATTTTGCAAAACGCCGACGCGGCCGGACTCGGCGTGTTTCAGGCCGCGCGTGAGAAGAAGATCCTCGCGTTCGGCACCAACGCCGATCAGAACAGCGTCGCCCCCGACGTCATCATCGCCAGCGTTGTGATCGATTTGCCGAAGGCGTTTCTCATGCTCGCCCGGGAAGTACAGGCCGGTACGTTCAAGGGACGTGTGATCAACCTCGGCGTGAAGGACGACGTCGTGCGTCTCGTGGTGAATCCGACCATGCGCGATCGCGTACCGGCGACGGCGAGGGCGGCGAGCGATTCCGTGGGCGCCATGCTCAAGGCCGGCACCTTCACCGGGCTGACCGATCTACTGCAGGGCACCGACAGCGCAAAGCCTTTGCCGCCGGCGAAGTAA
- a CDS encoding SIMPL domain-containing protein (The SIMPL domain is named for its presence in mouse protein SIMPL (signalling molecule that associates with mouse pelle-like kinase). Bacterial member BP26, from Brucella, was shown to assemble into a channel-like structure, while YggE from E. coli has been associated with resistance to oxidative stress.) produces MIIRLSNRAVRPLTAAAFVLGALAAPALATHAAAQMSMPQPPPQIVVSARGEVQVAPDRAQVQVGMETQARTAAIASQENNKKQTAILAAIRALGIPASQIQTLNYSVMPIQRYDEKTQRVMIDGYRVSNIVQVETDKIEQAGPIIDAALTNGGNRVAGLDFLVKDRAKAQETALTKAVESARRQAEVAAKAAGGQVAELLELNINEYERPQPRAVMAMAKREMADASAPTPVSEGMATIAVSVTTRWRFTK; encoded by the coding sequence ATGATCATTCGTTTGTCGAACCGGGCCGTTCGCCCGCTAACCGCCGCCGCATTCGTACTCGGCGCGCTCGCCGCACCCGCACTGGCCACGCACGCCGCCGCGCAGATGTCCATGCCGCAGCCGCCACCGCAGATCGTCGTCTCGGCTCGCGGGGAAGTGCAGGTCGCCCCGGATCGCGCGCAGGTGCAGGTCGGCATGGAAACCCAAGCCAGGACCGCCGCGATTGCCTCGCAGGAAAACAACAAGAAGCAGACGGCGATCCTGGCCGCTATTCGCGCCTTGGGCATTCCCGCTTCGCAGATCCAGACGCTCAACTACAGCGTCATGCCTATTCAGCGATACGATGAAAAGACCCAGCGCGTCATGATCGACGGCTACCGGGTCAGCAACATCGTACAGGTCGAGACCGACAAGATCGAGCAGGCCGGGCCGATCATCGACGCGGCCCTCACCAACGGCGGCAATCGCGTGGCTGGACTCGACTTTCTGGTGAAGGACCGCGCCAAGGCGCAGGAAACGGCCCTCACCAAGGCTGTCGAGAGCGCCCGCCGGCAGGCGGAGGTCGCCGCCAAAGCCGCTGGCGGACAGGTGGCCGAACTGCTCGAACTGAACATCAACGAGTACGAGCGCCCGCAACCCCGCGCGGTCATGGCCATGGCCAAGAGGGAGATGGCCGACGCCTCGGCCCCCACCCCCGTCAGCGAAGGCATGGCCACCATTGCCGTGAGCGTCACCACTCGCTGGCGCTTCACGAAGTAG